The DNA region AATCGACTTTGCGGGCAAAGCGGTCCATCAGGACGGGTTCGGACATTTCACCTTCTGACTGATTGATAAAACTGCATTCCATTTGGAGGCCAGCGTGCTACAGGGGTTCAGCGCTTCTGCACACTGAATGCCCTGTTGCGCTGGCGGACAGGCTGGCAGAGTGCCTTGATTCGCCTTCATATTAGCCATAGAAGGCTCTGCTTGCACAGGCTGGATGCCCGCCACGCTAACCGAGACGAATTGCCGCAGTCCAATTGCTTGTTCTGATGCGTTCATCGACTGGCTCTATGGCAGCCGCGTTGGCGGGCGCTGATCAGTCGGAACGCGCTGCTGCACTGCGTTCGTAGCGTTCGAGTAAAGGCTGAATGCTAATACCGTGCAACAGAATACTCAGCGCCACAACCGACAGCGTCATGCCGATCACCACATCGCCGACATCATCCGCCAGCCCATGCGACAGGGCAAAGCACAGGTAATAAAGACTGCCGATACCGCGAATACCGAACCAGCCCACCAGCGCTTTTTGCCTGCGGTCGAGCAAATTCCGGCTGACCAGTAACCAGACGCTTGCCGGGCGGATGACGCAGAACAAGGCCAGTCCCAGGCCAATTGCACGCCAGTCCCAGTACGTGGCCAGTGCAGCGCCCAGCAAGGTGATCAACAGCACTTCCATGGCCCGTTCCACCAGGCTGCCGAACGCCAGCATGTCGCCCATCATTACCCCGGCAGCCAGTTGTGAGTCGCTGAGATCGTCGGCTTTGGCCACGGTGCCTTGTTCCAGCGAGGCCGTCATGTGTCCTAACACGGGCTGAGCCACGTGTTCCGAGGGCAGTTCCGAGCAGGTGGCGCGAACTTCGGCCTGACGCAAGCCGAAGCCTGCGGCGAAGACCGACAGAAAGCCGAACGCGCCCAGACTCTGGGCGATCACATAGGCCAGCGCGATCAGCGCCAGGGCCAGAAAATCGTTGGGCGAAGTGGTGCTGTCGGCGTTTTTGACGCGCAGAAAAATCATCAGATGGCCGACACCGCGTCCCATCCCATAGCCAATCAACAACCCGGCCGGCACAGCCCAGATCAGGTCCTTTATCAGCCATTCTTCTATCCAGTTGGCCATGCCGCCGCCGGACGTCAGGTACAGCAGGGCAAAGATCACGAAGGGGAACGCCGTCCCGTCATTGAGCCCGGCTTCACCGGACAGGCCGAAACGCAGCCGATCCTGATCCTGCGCACTGTTGACCTGCACCATTCCCGCCAGTACCGGGTCGGTCGGCGAGA from Pseudomonas syringae includes:
- a CDS encoding cation:proton antiporter produces the protein MSFIVCMSVLGVLLMLLALTSSYLRWMPVTTSAVCLAFGFGIGPMGLDVVDLNFKESHEWLERLTEVAVLFSLFGTGIKLRLPLSGKAWHSAYWLAGPVMLATIAGVSVAAHYIIGLDWGVSVLLGAMLSPTDPVLAGMVQVNSAQDQDRLRFGLSGEAGLNDGTAFPFVIFALLYLTSGGGMANWIEEWLIKDLIWAVPAGLLIGYGMGRGVGHLMIFLRVKNADSTTSPNDFLALALIALAYVIAQSLGAFGFLSVFAAGFGLRQAEVRATCSELPSEHVAQPVLGHMTASLEQGTVAKADDLSDSQLAAGVMMGDMLAFGSLVERAMEVLLITLLGAALATYWDWRAIGLGLALFCVIRPASVWLLVSRNLLDRRQKALVGWFGIRGIGSLYYLCFALSHGLADDVGDVVIGMTLSVVALSILLHGISIQPLLERYERSAAARSD